CGCGATCACGGCCTTGAGCAGCTCCATGTCCACGCCATGCCGGGCCGCGGCCTCGCGCAAATAGGGCTGCACCGCCTTGACCTCGGGCGCGAACTCCAGCCAGGTGAGCAAGCCCTGGCCGCCATCGCTCTTGCCCGGCACCTGGGTCTGCGCCGCCGCCTCGCGCTGCGTCTGGGCACTGCCCAGCACCAGGCTGTAACGGCTGTCGACCTGATGGCCGGCCAGATGCGCCATGCCCTGGCCATCGACATAGCCCCAGAGCTCGGCGCGCGCCGGGGCGGCCAAGGCCATCAGCAAAGCCCCCATGATCCAGAGCGAGCGGCTCAAACGCCCTCCTCGCCCAGGGCCACGCGGGCCTGGTACTCGCGGTCCAGCAAGGACATCACCACCAGGCTGTCATAGCCATCGGCGCCCTCGGTGGTGACGCGCACGCTCTCGCGCAGGCGGCCCTCTTCGACAAAGCCCTCGCTGGCGTAGAGCTTGAGCGCGCGCGTGTTCAGCGCCTTGACGTCCAGCCAGAAGCGGTGCGCCTTGAGCTGGGTGAAGGCCAGGGCCTTGAGCAGGCGCACCGAGCGCCGACCCAGGCCCGCGCCTTTGGGGCCCAGCACGATGCGCTTGAGCTCGACCGAGCCGTGCGGGTTGCGGCAGCCCTGCAGGATGACAAAACCGGCGCGCGTGGCCTCGGCCCCCGCTTCGATGATGAAGTGGCGCGAATCGGGGAAGCGCAGCGCGCCCTCGTGCTGCACCCGTTCCCAGGGCGTGATGAAGGGGCGGTTGGCGCCGTCCTGCTCGATGGAGACGACATAGTCCAGGTCCGACAACATGGTCGGACGCAGGTGCACGCGCGGCGCCGTGGTGCTCATGGCCGGGGCTCGAATCCTTGCAGCACGGCGACCACGTTGTGACCGATGGCCTCGGTGGCATAACCGCCTTCCTGCAGGAACAGGGTGCGGGCACCGAAGGCCGCCAGGCGCTGACCGAGGCGGCTGAACTCGGGTCGGTCCAGCTTGAAATGCGAGATCGGGTCGCCGCCGTAGGTGTCCACGCCCAGCGAAACAATCAGCAGCTCGGGCTCGTAAGCTTGCAGCCGTTCCAGCGCCGCCTCCAGCGCCGCGAACCAGGCCTCGTTGCTGGCACCGGCCGGCAGCGGGAAGTTGGCATTGAAACCCAGGCCGGCACCGGCACCGGTCTCATCGGCATGACCGAGGAAGAAGGGAAACTCCGTCTGCGGATCGCCATGCAGGCTGGCGTAGAACACGTCGGCGCGCTCGTAGAAGATGGCCTGCGTGCCATTGCCGTGGTGGTAGTCCACATCAAGGATGGCCACGCGCTGCAGGCCGGCATCGAGCGCCGCCTGAGCCGCCACCGCCGCGTTGTTGACAAAGCAGTAGCCACCGAAGAAGTCCGCCCCGGCATGGTGGCCCGGCGGGCGGGTCAGCACATAGGCGCTGCGCTCGCCGCCCAGCACCTGGTCCAGGCCGGTCAGGCTGGCTTGCGCGCCCCAGTAGGCGGCCTCCCAGCTGCCGGCGGTCAGCGGCGTGCCGCTGTCCATGGAGTAGAGGCCCATGCGCGCGGCAAAGCTGCGCGGTGCGACATCGCTGCGCAGGCTGCGCACCGGCCAGACGGCCGGGAAGGCATCACCCTCGCCGCCCAAGGCCTGCCATTCGGCCCAGGCGCCTTGCACAAAGCGCAGATAGGCCGGCGCATGGACGCGCTCCAGCGGCGCCAGGCCATGGTCCACCGGCGCCACGATCTCGCCCAGCTGGGCGGCCTGCACGGCCGCCAGCACATAGTCGGCCCGGGCCGGCACCTCGAAGGCCGGCACCAGGCGGCCGCGGAAGAACTCGCGCGTGGCCGCATGCGCCGCGTGGCGAGCGTTGTAGACGGTTTTCATGGCTTGGGCGGTCTCGCTGGGTTCAAACGTCCACTTCGACGGAATCGCCGTGGATTTCCATCAGCTCGCGGCGTGAGGAGGCCTCGCCCTTGCCCATCAGCTTGTTGATGGCCATCTCGGTCTCGCCCAGATCGAGCGCGCCATAGGTGACGGGGCTCAGTCGGCGGGTCTCGGGGTTGAGCGTGGTGTCCCAGAGCTGCTCGGCACTCATCTCGCCCAGGCCTTTGAAGCGGCTGATGCTCCAACTGCCTTCGCGGGCGCCTTCCTTGCGCAGCTTGTCCAGGGTGGCGCTGAGTTCGCCCTCATCCAAGGCATAGATCTTGGCGGCGGGCTTTTTACCGCGGGCCGGCGCGTCGACGCGGTAGAGCGGCGGGCGCGCCACAAAGATGTGGCCGGTCTCTATCAGCTTGGGGAAGTGGCGGAAGAACAGGGTCAGCAGCAACACCTGGATGTGCGAACCGTCCACGTCCGCATCGGACAGGATGCAGATCTTGCCGTAGCGCAGGCCGCTCAGATCCGGCGAGTCGTTCTTGCCATGCGGGTCCACGCCCAGGGCCACCGAGATGTCGTGGATCTCGTTGTTGGCGAACAGGCGGTCGCGCTCGACCTCCCAGGTGTTCAAGACCTTGCCGCGCAGCGGCAGCACGGCTTGGGTTTCCTTGTTGCGGCCCATCTTGGCGCTGCCGCCGGCCGAATCGCCCTCGACCAGGAAGACCTCGTTGTGCAGCAGATCGCGGCTTTCGCAATCGGTCAGCTTGCCCGGCAGCACGGCCACACCCGAGCCCTTGCGCTTCTCGACCTTTTGAGAAGCGCGCTGGCGGGTTTGGGCCTGCTTGATGACCAGCTCGGCCAGCTTCTTGCCGAACTCCACATGCTGGTTCAGCCACAGCTCCAGGCCCGGCTTCACATAGGTGGACACCAGGCGCAGCGCATCGCGGCTGTTCAGGCGCTCCTTGGTCTGGCCCTGGAACTGCGGGTCCAGCACCTTGGCCGAGAGCACGAAGGAGGCACGCGAGAACACATCGTCCGGCATCAGCTTGACGCCCTTGGGCAGCAGGCTGTGCAGCTCGATGAAGCTCTTGATGGCGCCGAACAGGCCGTCTTTCAAACCCGATTCATGCGTGCCGCCGGCCACCGTGGGGATCAGGTTGACATAGCTCTCCCGCATGGTCTGGCCTTCTTCGGTGAAGGCCACGCACCAGGCAGCGCCCTCGCCTTCGGCGAAGTTCTCGGTCTCGCTGCGGCCGGCGTACTGCTCGCCTTCGAACAGCGGGATCAGCGGATCGGCCGTCAGGGTCTGCTGCAGGTAGTCGCGCAAGCCGCCCTTGTAGGACCAGGTCTGCACATCGCCGGTTTTCTCATTCGTCAGCGTGACGATGACGCCCGGCATCAGCACGGCCTTGCTGCGCAGCAGATGGACCAGCTCGTTCTTGGGCAGCTCGGCGCTTTCGAAATACTTCGCATCGGGCCAGACGCGCACCGTCGTGCCCTGCTTGCGGTCGCCGCGCTCGGCTTTGCGGGTCGTGACCGGCTCGACCACATCGCCATTCTCGAAGGCCAGGCTGGCCACTTCGCCGCCGCGCCAGACCGTCACCTCCAGGCGCTTGGCCAAGGCATTCGTGACGCTGACGCCGACGCCGTGCAGGCCGCCCGAGAAGCTGTAGGCGCCGCCCGAGCCCTTGTCGAACTTGCCGCCGGCATGCAGGCGGGTGAAGACGATCTCGACCACGGGCACGCCCTCTTCGGGGTGCAGGCCGAAGGGGATGCCGCGGCCGTCGTCGGCGATGGAGATGGAGCCGTCGCTGTGCTGGATCAGGTCGATGCGCTTGCCGAAACCGGCCAGGGCCTCGTCGGCCGCGTTGTCAATGACCTCCTGGATGGTGTGCAGGGGGTTGTCGGTCCGGGTGTACATGCCCGGGCGCTGCTTGACCGGCTCCAGGCCTTTGAGCACGCGGATCGAGCCCTCGCCATAGCTGCCGGGCGTGGCGGAGGGGGAATTGGGGGTGGAGGAGGAGGAAGCTTTGGTGGCCATGGGGGCGGATTCTAGGGTTTGCCTGGGAGGCGCCCAGCAAAACGGGCTTGAGGTGTGCACTCTCAAACTCGCTACCATGCCCGGCCTATGCCCGCATTTGCCCTCGCCTTGTTCTTCGCTTCTCCCCGCCCCCTGCCTCGCCCGGCCGGCGCCGGCGCGGCCGCCCTGGCTCTCGCACTCTTTGCCGCACCCAGCTCGGCCCAGCCGCCCATCGCCGACGAGCTGCGCCCCGGCGCCTCGGTGACCATGGAGCTGAAGAACGCCGAGTGGTTCGACGGCCAGGGCTTTCGCAGCGGCACCCTCTACGTCAAAGACGGCAAATTCACCAGCCAGAAGATCAAAAAAGCCCAACGGCGCATGAACCTCAAGGGTCAGTTCCTGATCCCGCCCCTGGCCGACGCCCACAACCACAACCTGCAAAATGCCTGGGCCTGGGGCCGCTACGGCCAAGGCTATCTGCGCGACGGCGTGTTCTACGCCCTGATGCAATGCGCCGAGCCCAAGGGCGCCGGGGCCGTGCGCCCCTTGGCCGCCGCGGGCGCGCAGGCGGCCGGGCCCGAGCTGGTGTTTGTGACGGCCTGCATCACCTCGTCTGACGGGCAGCCCCTGGCCCAGCTGCTGGCCGAGGACCCGAATTCACCGGGCCCCAAACCCAAGCCCGAGGACCACATCGATAAAACCGTGCTGGTCATGGACAGCCTGGAACAGGTCGAAAAGAAATGGCCCCTGGTGCAGGCGCGCAAGAGTGAGGCCTTGAAGCTCATGCTGAGCCGCTCGGAGAGCCCCGAGCTCCACGCCGACCCCAAGCAGTTCGGCCGCCTGGGCCTGAAGCCCGAACTGCCGGCCGCCATCGCCAAAAAAGCCTTGCAAGACCGCCTGCTGGTGATCGCCCAGGCCGACACCGCCGCCGATTTCAATATCGCCGTGCAGGCCGGCGCACACTGGATCGCCCGTCTGCCGGGCCTCTACTTCTTCGAAGGCACGGGCGCCGAGACCTACCGCATCAGCCCCGAGATGGCCGCCGAGGCCGCCCGCCGCAAGGTGGCCGTCATCACCGCCACCGCGGCCAGCGAGCTGTTCCGCATGTCGCCCGAGCAGCTGACCAAGGTGCGCGCCCAGCAGGCCGACAATCTGCGCACCCTGCAGGCGGCCGGCGTGCCTTTGCTGATCGGCTCGGATCTGTTCCATGGCTCCGTGCTGGGCGAGCTGCGCAACCTGGACCGTCTGGGCGTGATCGGCCGCCCGCAGCTGCTCAAGATGGCCACCATCACCACGCCCCATGTGCTCTTTCCCAAGCGCCGCCTGGGTTGCTTCGAACCGGGCTGCGAAGCCAGCTTCCTGCTGCTGCCCGCCAACCCGATCCAGGATCTGGACGCGCTGAGCAAGATCCAGATGCGGGTGCGTCAAGGACGGGTGCTGGGCGCCGGCTGACCCCAGGCCCCGCAGGGTGGGCTGCTTTGGTTAAAGTCCACGGATGAACGCCAGCATCACGTCACCGGCCGCGCCGCGACTGTCCATGTTCCAGGTGCTGCTCTGCGGCGCCATGATCGTGACCCTGTCCATGGGCATACGCCACGGCTTCGGCCTGTGGCTGCAACCCATCACCATGGACCGGGGCTGGACGCGCGAGACCTTTGCCTTCGCTCTGGCCGTGCAGAACATCGCCTGGGGCGTGGCCGGGCCCTTCACCGGCATGCTGGCCGACCGCTTCGGCCCGTTCCGCGTGCTGGCCGTGGGTGGCCTGCTTTACGCCCTGGGCCTGGTGCTGATGGCACTGTCGACTTCGGGTCTGGCCTTCACCGGCAGCGCGGGGCTTTTGATCGGCATTGCCCAATCGGGCACCACCTACGCGGTGATCTACGGCGTGATCGGCCGCAATGTGCCGGCCGACAAGCGTTCCTGGGCCATGGGCGTGGCAGCGGCTGCGGGCTCCTTCGGCCAATTCCTGATGGTGCCGGTGGAAAACTGGCTGATTGCCTCGACCGGCTGGCAGAACGCGCTCTTTATCCTCGCCTGCGCTGCCCTGATCATCCTGCCCCTGGCCCTGGGCCTGCGTGAGCCGCAGGTCGTTAAGCCGGTGCACAGCCATTCGCAGAGCATCGTTCAAGCCTTGCGCGAGGCTTTCGGCTACCGCAGCTTCCAGCTTTTGATGGCCGGCTATTTCGTCTGCGGCTTCCAAGTCGTGTTCATCGGCGTGCACATGCCCAGCTACCTCAAGGACCAGGGCCTGTCGCCCCAGGTGGCCACTTATGCCCTGGCACTGATCGGCCTCTTCAATGTGTTTGGCACCTACGGGGCCGGCGTGCTGGGCCAGCGCTATCCCAAGCGCTACCTGCTCTCGGCCATCTACGGCCTGCGCTCGGTGGCCATCGTCACCTTCCTGCTCACGCCACTGACGCCGACGTCGGTCTACCTCTTCTCGGCGGTGATGGGCGTGCTGTGGCTGTCGACCGTGCCGCCGACCAATGCGGTGCTGGCGCAGATCTTCGGCGTGCAGCACATGTCCATGCTCAGCGGTTTCGTATTCCTGAGCCACCAGGTGGGCAGCTTCCTGGGCGTCTGGCTGGGCGGCAAACTCTACGACAGCACGGGCAGCTACGACATGGTCTGGTGGCTGGCCGTGGCCCTGGGCGTGGCCGCAGCCCTGGTGAACCTGCCGGTGCGTGAAGGCCCGATCTCGCGCGGCGAGCCGCGCCCCCAAGCCGCATGAGTCCGAGCCAGCTTTCCGCCAAGATCAAGCCGGCGCTGCGCTGGGCGCTGATCCTGCTGGTGCTGGGCCTGGTGTTTCTGGCCTACCTACAGCCGGCGCTGATGGTGCAGTTGTCCGAACAGCTCTGGGCCTGCTTTTGAGCATGGGTGCTGAAGTCTCCCCCTGGCTGCGCCGCTGGGCGCAAGCGCAACGCGCCGGTGCCACGGCCCTGGATCTGGCCTGCGGCTCCGGCCGCCACCTGCACTATCTGGCCGCCCAAGGCATGAAGGTCTGCGGCGTCGACCGGGATGCAGCGGCACTCGCCGCCTCTGAAGGCCTGGCAGCAGAGCTGATCTGCGCCGACATCGAGAACGGCCCCTGGCCGCTGAGCGGCCGGCAGTTCGACCTGGTGCTGGTCAGCAACTACCTGTGGCGGCCGCTGTTCCAGCAAATCCGCGAGGCCGTGGCGCCAGGTGGTTGGCTGATCTACGAAACCTTTGCCCTCGGCCAGCACACCATCGGCCGTCCGGCGCGGCCGGATTTTCTGCTTCAGCCCGGTGAACTGCTGAGCCTGTGCCAGGGCTTGCGCATCGTCGCGTTTGAAGATGGCTTCGAAAAAGGCCGCGAGGGCGTCAACCCGCGCTATGTCCAGCGCGTTGCCGCTGTTTGCGAAGCGCCGAGCGCCACTGCGGGCACTGTTTTTCAGGCCTATGCACTCGATTGAGTCGCCCGGCCCCGAGCGCACACGCGCCGCTGAGTAGAATCCACCGCATCACATAGGACATTCCTCCATGAACCCGATTGTTGGCAGCATCGTTGCGCTCGTGACGCCGATGCAAGAAGACGGCAGCGTTGACTACCCGGCCCTGCGCGGCCTGATCGACTGGCACATCACCGAAGGCACCGACTGCATCTGCGTCGTCGGCACGACCGGCGAGTCCCCCACGGTCAGCATGGAAGAAAACCGCCAGATCATCCAGGCGGCCGTCGAGCATGCCCGTGGCCGCGTGCCCATCATGGCCGGCACCGGCGCCAACAGCACCTCGGAAGCGATCGAGCTGAGCCGTTTCGCCAAGGAAGTCGGCGCCGACTGCACCCTGTCGGTCGTGCCCTACTACAACAAGCCCTCGCAAGAAGGCATCTACCAGCATTACAAGGCCATCGCCGAGGCCGTCGACATCCCCATGATGTTGTACAACGTGCCCGGCCGCACCGTGGCCGATATGGCCCCCGAGACCACCTTGCGCTGCGCCAGCCTGCCCGGCGTCTTCGGCGTCAAGGAAGCGACCGGCAATATCGAGCGCGCAGCCCAGCTGATCAAGGCCGCCCCCAAGGGTTTCCACATCTACT
This region of Paucibacter aquatile genomic DNA includes:
- a CDS encoding GNAT family N-acetyltransferase, which produces MSTTAPRVHLRPTMLSDLDYVVSIEQDGANRPFITPWERVQHEGALRFPDSRHFIIEAGAEATRAGFVILQGCRNPHGSVELKRIVLGPKGAGLGRRSVRLLKALAFTQLKAHRFWLDVKALNTRALKLYASEGFVEEGRLRESVRVTTEGADGYDSLVVMSLLDREYQARVALGEEGV
- a CDS encoding histone deacetylase family protein, encoding MKTVYNARHAAHAATREFFRGRLVPAFEVPARADYVLAAVQAAQLGEIVAPVDHGLAPLERVHAPAYLRFVQGAWAEWQALGGEGDAFPAVWPVRSLRSDVAPRSFAARMGLYSMDSGTPLTAGSWEAAYWGAQASLTGLDQVLGGERSAYVLTRPPGHHAGADFFGGYCFVNNAAVAAQAALDAGLQRVAILDVDYHHGNGTQAIFYERADVFYASLHGDPQTEFPFFLGHADETGAGAGLGFNANFPLPAGASNEAWFAALEAALERLQAYEPELLIVSLGVDTYGGDPISHFKLDRPEFSRLGQRLAAFGARTLFLQEGGYATEAIGHNVVAVLQGFEPRP
- a CDS encoding DNA topoisomerase IV subunit B; its protein translation is MATKASSSSTPNSPSATPGSYGEGSIRVLKGLEPVKQRPGMYTRTDNPLHTIQEVIDNAADEALAGFGKRIDLIQHSDGSISIADDGRGIPFGLHPEEGVPVVEIVFTRLHAGGKFDKGSGGAYSFSGGLHGVGVSVTNALAKRLEVTVWRGGEVASLAFENGDVVEPVTTRKAERGDRKQGTTVRVWPDAKYFESAELPKNELVHLLRSKAVLMPGVIVTLTNEKTGDVQTWSYKGGLRDYLQQTLTADPLIPLFEGEQYAGRSETENFAEGEGAAWCVAFTEEGQTMRESYVNLIPTVAGGTHESGLKDGLFGAIKSFIELHSLLPKGVKLMPDDVFSRASFVLSAKVLDPQFQGQTKERLNSRDALRLVSTYVKPGLELWLNQHVEFGKKLAELVIKQAQTRQRASQKVEKRKGSGVAVLPGKLTDCESRDLLHNEVFLVEGDSAGGSAKMGRNKETQAVLPLRGKVLNTWEVERDRLFANNEIHDISVALGVDPHGKNDSPDLSGLRYGKICILSDADVDGSHIQVLLLTLFFRHFPKLIETGHIFVARPPLYRVDAPARGKKPAAKIYALDEGELSATLDKLRKEGAREGSWSISRFKGLGEMSAEQLWDTTLNPETRRLSPVTYGALDLGETEMAINKLMGKGEASSRRELMEIHGDSVEVDV
- a CDS encoding amidohydrolase family protein; protein product: MPAFALALFFASPRPLPRPAGAGAAALALALFAAPSSAQPPIADELRPGASVTMELKNAEWFDGQGFRSGTLYVKDGKFTSQKIKKAQRRMNLKGQFLIPPLADAHNHNLQNAWAWGRYGQGYLRDGVFYALMQCAEPKGAGAVRPLAAAGAQAAGPELVFVTACITSSDGQPLAQLLAEDPNSPGPKPKPEDHIDKTVLVMDSLEQVEKKWPLVQARKSEALKLMLSRSESPELHADPKQFGRLGLKPELPAAIAKKALQDRLLVIAQADTAADFNIAVQAGAHWIARLPGLYFFEGTGAETYRISPEMAAEAARRKVAVITATAASELFRMSPEQLTKVRAQQADNLRTLQAAGVPLLIGSDLFHGSVLGELRNLDRLGVIGRPQLLKMATITTPHVLFPKRRLGCFEPGCEASFLLLPANPIQDLDALSKIQMRVRQGRVLGAG
- a CDS encoding MFS transporter; translation: MNASITSPAAPRLSMFQVLLCGAMIVTLSMGIRHGFGLWLQPITMDRGWTRETFAFALAVQNIAWGVAGPFTGMLADRFGPFRVLAVGGLLYALGLVLMALSTSGLAFTGSAGLLIGIAQSGTTYAVIYGVIGRNVPADKRSWAMGVAAAAGSFGQFLMVPVENWLIASTGWQNALFILACAALIILPLALGLREPQVVKPVHSHSQSIVQALREAFGYRSFQLLMAGYFVCGFQVVFIGVHMPSYLKDQGLSPQVATYALALIGLFNVFGTYGAGVLGQRYPKRYLLSAIYGLRSVAIVTFLLTPLTPTSVYLFSAVMGVLWLSTVPPTNAVLAQIFGVQHMSMLSGFVFLSHQVGSFLGVWLGGKLYDSTGSYDMVWWLAVALGVAAALVNLPVREGPISRGEPRPQAA
- a CDS encoding class I SAM-dependent methyltransferase; amino-acid sequence: MGAEVSPWLRRWAQAQRAGATALDLACGSGRHLHYLAAQGMKVCGVDRDAAALAASEGLAAELICADIENGPWPLSGRQFDLVLVSNYLWRPLFQQIREAVAPGGWLIYETFALGQHTIGRPARPDFLLQPGELLSLCQGLRIVAFEDGFEKGREGVNPRYVQRVAAVCEAPSATAGTVFQAYALD
- the dapA gene encoding 4-hydroxy-tetrahydrodipicolinate synthase; its protein translation is MNPIVGSIVALVTPMQEDGSVDYPALRGLIDWHITEGTDCICVVGTTGESPTVSMEENRQIIQAAVEHARGRVPIMAGTGANSTSEAIELSRFAKEVGADCTLSVVPYYNKPSQEGIYQHYKAIAEAVDIPMMLYNVPGRTVADMAPETTLRCASLPGVFGVKEATGNIERAAQLIKAAPKGFHIYSGDDGTAIALMLLGGSGNVSVTANVAPRAMHELCKAALAGNIAEARRIHFQLLSLHKHLFCEPSPSAAKWALSQLGRIKNQLRLPIVPLTEAGQAQVGAAMREAGLF